A window from Primulina huaijiensis isolate GDHJ02 chromosome 11, ASM1229523v2, whole genome shotgun sequence encodes these proteins:
- the LOC140987799 gene encoding signal recognition particle 19 kDa protein-like, which produces MDVDVQNIKKWVVFYPIYINSKKTLAEGRRINASKACENPTCSEIYDCCAHLKLPCAIEADKAYPRDFMQRGRVRVLFKREDGSLCNPAISSRKQLMLHVAELVPRHPGRTKKQEPASASTGGTSKPGKGGKKKRQV; this is translated from the exons ATGGACGTGGATGTACAGAATATAAAAAAGTGGGTTGTTTTCTACCCAATTTACATTAATTCGAAGAAAACCTTAGCCGAGGGGCGTAGAATCAACGCGAGCAAAGCATGTGAAAATCCAACCTGTTCGGAGATCTACGATTGCTGCGCTCACCTCAAACTACCCTGTGCAATCGAG gcGGACAAGGCCTATCCACGAGATTTTATGCAAAGAGGGAGAGTGAGGGTTTTGTTTAAAAGGGAAGATGGGAGTCTCTGCAATCCTGCCATTTCTTCGA GGAAACAGCTAATGCTTCATGTCGCGGAACTAGTACCTAGACATCCTGGTCGAACTAAAAAACAAGAGCCTGCCTCTGCCTCTACAGGTGGTACTTCCAAACCTGGGAAGGGTGGAAAGAAGAAACGGCAGGTTTAA
- the LOC140987798 gene encoding uncharacterized protein, translated as MLEDIGKIEVVRKTISRAIALVGYIYNHGGVLHMMREFTGNKELARHGVTRFATTFLTLQSLHKRQKALKRMFISTQWIDSKWSNDIKGKKANDTVFKPSFWNNVTYTLKVMCPLVMVLHIADNETRPAMGYIYEAMDRAKETILKSFDNNREKCKKVLEFIDAGWDNQLHHPLHAAGYYLNPYFYYHNSKVETDAEVTNGLFACIQRLIPSHDVRDKIIMEELPVYKNSESLFGNEFAIRARNNKDQPMAPADWWKMFGNGTPNLKEFAIKVLSLTCSASGCERNWSIFEHIHSKKRNRLDHKKLRDLVYVKYNQTLKARAAKKDKRDPIVLRNIDDCNNEWLIGMMEAGEEPVFDDDDDTLTWNVVAEAAGVEEKTRHTRQQRTSNPIYRGASTSRGKGKGGRRGRMTSQTTHALQSPTDVHEESTDEGEFDDDVLKDDYSDIDENVVDGDVDEMIELESD; from the exons ATGCTAGAGGATATTGGCAAAATTGAGGTGGTTCGGAAGACTATTTCTAGAGCAATTGCTCTTGTTGGTTACATTTACAATCATGGAGGTGTTTTGCACATGATGAGAGAATTCACTGGAAACAAAGAGCTGGCAAGACATGGAGTCACCCGTTTTGCTACTACATTTCTCACTTTGCAAAGCCTCCACAAACGACAAAAAGCTTTGAAGAGAATGTTCATATCAACACAGTGGATAGATAGTAAATGGTCAAATGATATAAAGGGTAAGAAGGCAAATGATACTGTTTTCAAGCCTTCATTCTGGAATAATGTGACATACACCCTTAAAGTGATGTGTCCTCTAGTGATGGTTCTTCACATTGCCGACAATGAAACAAGGCCAGCGATGGGTTATATCTATGAAGCTATGGACAGAGCAAAAGAAACAATTCTCAAGTCCTTTGATAACAACAGAGAGAAATGTAAAAAAGTGTTAGAATTTATTGATGCTGGATGGGATAATCAGCTTCATCATCCTTTGCACGCGGCAGGATACTACTTAAACCCATATTTTTACTATCACAATTCGAAAGTTGAGACGGATGCAGAAGTCACAAATGGGTTGTTTGCATGCATTCAAAGATTGATTCCAAGCCATGACGTTAGGGATAAGATTATTATGGAGGAGTTGCCGGTATATAAGAACTCGGAGTCATTGTTCGGCAACGAATTTGCCATTAGAGCAAGGAATAATAAAGACCAACCAATGGCGCCTG cgGATTGGTGGAAAATGTTTGGCAATGGTACTccaaatttgaaagaatttgctATCAAAGTTCTTAGCCTCACATGTAGTGCTTCGGGCTGTGAAAGGAATTGGAGCATATTTGAGCAT ATACATTCAAAGAAAAGGAATAGACTCGATCACAAGAAACTAAGAGATTTGGTATATGTGAAGTACAATCAAACACTCAAGGCTCGTGCGGCTAAGAAGGATAAAAGAGATCCTATAGTTTTGAGGAATATTGATGATTGTAATAATGAGTGGTTGATTGGAATGATGGAAGCTGGAGAGGAACCTGtttttgatgatgatgatgatactTTGACATGGAACGTTGTAGCAGAGGCTGCTGGAGTAGAAGAAAAAACCAGACATACTAGACAACAACGGACCTCGAACCCTATTTATAGGGGAGCTTCAACTTCTAGAGGCAAAGGTAAGGGAGGACGAAGAGGTCGGATGACAAGCCAAACTACTCATGCTCTACAATCACCAACGGATGTACATGAAGAATCTACTGACGAGGGAGAGTTTGATGATGATGTGTTGAAAGATGATTATTCAGACATTGATGAAAATGTGGTGGATGGTGATGTGGATGAAATGATTGAATTAGAAAGTGATTGA